One Coffea arabica cultivar ET-39 chromosome 5e, Coffea Arabica ET-39 HiFi, whole genome shotgun sequence DNA segment encodes these proteins:
- the LOC140006489 gene encoding uncharacterized protein, whose product MPRNAPKAAQQLHQHLVEVDDAIEENHAFDNIDNNQLQKGLLQRRLRGNCLESLSAKIKHEKRLPRIILGGRFFGILCKEKYDSKNEMNPEGFLHLGHRI is encoded by the exons ATGCCTAGAAATGCACCAAAAGCTGCTCAG CAACTTCATCAACACCTGGTAGAAGTGGATGATGCAATAGAAGAGAATCATGCCTTTGATAACATTGACAACAACCAGCTTCAAAAAG GACTACTTCAAAGGAGGCTTAGAGGTAATTGCTTGGAAAGTTTAAGCGCGAAGATTAAACATGAAAAGAGACTTCCCCGCATCATACTAGGCGGCAGATTTTTTGGAATACtgtgtaaagaaaaatatgatagCAAGAATGAGATGAATCCAGAGGGTTTTCTTCATCTGGGTCACCGCATATGA
- the LOC113743186 gene encoding nudix hydrolase 10 isoform X1, producing the protein MITSSDDIFTATTPTFIKFMSVMQYSTMVKRQKTYENEVHHVELLEGIEDTCGGIVVDMIKPMEPGNFIIALRASISQWKEQGRKAIWIKLPIMLVNLVEPAVKEGFQYHHAEPGYLMLVNWLPVSAPRLPVNASHRVGIGALVVNHDQEVLVVQEKKGKLKNNGVWKLPTGVVNEGEDISAAAIREVKEETGIETRFLEVLAFRQSHKAFFEKSDLFFVCKMQPLSFDVQKQDSEIEAAKWMPLEEYAAQPFVQNNESFNLVSKICLAKENDRYTGFSPLPTITAFSAKEIYLYFNHQYLSKIIVPTR; encoded by the exons ATGATTACCTCCTCTGATGATATATTTACAGCTACTACTCCAACCTTCATCAAATTCATGTCGGTTATGCAATACTCTACAATGGTTAAAAGACAAAAGACTTATGAGAATGAAGTTCATCATGTGGAATTACTTGAAGGAATCGAAGATACCTGCGGAGGAATTGTAGTGGACATGATTAAGCCAATGGAACCTGGCAACTTTATCATTGCGCTTAGAGCTTCAATATCACAATGGAAGGAACAG GGAAGGAAGGCTATTTGGATCAAACTGCCTATCATGCTTGTCAATCTTGTTGAACCTGCCGTTAAG GAGGGATTTCAGTACCATCATGCTGAGCCAGGATATTTGATGCTTGTAAATTGGCTTCCAGTCAGTGCTCCTAGGCTGCCTGTAAATGCCTCTCACCGAGTTGGAATTGGTGCTTTGGTAGTGAATCATGATCAAGAG GTCCTAgttgtccaagaaaagaagggaaaattaaaaaataatggaGTTTGGAAGCTGCCAACTGGTGTAGTAAATGAG GGTGAGGATATTTCGGCAGCTGCTATTAGAGAAGTAAAAGAGGAGACAGGA ATTGAAACAAGATTCTTGGAAGTCCTTGCCTTCAG GCAAAGCCACAAAGCATTCTTTGAAAAGTCAGATTTGTTTTTTGTTTGCAAAATGCAACCACTCTCTTTTGATGTGCAGAAGCAAGATTCTGAGATTGAGGCAGCAAAG TGGATGCCATTGGAAGAGTATGCAGCTCAACCTTTCGTGCAAAACAACGAGAGTTTCAATCTCGTCTCCAAAATATGCTTGGCAAAGGAAAATGATCGGTACACTGGCTTTTCTCCTCTACCAACAATTACGGCATTTTCTGCTAAGGAGATTTATTTGTACTTCAACCATCAATACTTAAGTAAAATTATTGTGCCGACAAGGTGA
- the LOC113743186 gene encoding nudix hydrolase 10 isoform X2: MSVMQYSTMVKRQKTYENEVHHVELLEGIEDTCGGIVVDMIKPMEPGNFIIALRASISQWKEQGRKAIWIKLPIMLVNLVEPAVKEGFQYHHAEPGYLMLVNWLPVSAPRLPVNASHRVGIGALVVNHDQEVLVVQEKKGKLKNNGVWKLPTGVVNEGEDISAAAIREVKEETGIETRFLEVLAFRQSHKAFFEKSDLFFVCKMQPLSFDVQKQDSEIEAAKWMPLEEYAAQPFVQNNESFNLVSKICLAKENDRYTGFSPLPTITAFSAKEIYLYFNHQYLSKIIVPTR; this comes from the exons ATGTCGGTTATGCAATACTCTACAATGGTTAAAAGACAAAAGACTTATGAGAATGAAGTTCATCATGTGGAATTACTTGAAGGAATCGAAGATACCTGCGGAGGAATTGTAGTGGACATGATTAAGCCAATGGAACCTGGCAACTTTATCATTGCGCTTAGAGCTTCAATATCACAATGGAAGGAACAG GGAAGGAAGGCTATTTGGATCAAACTGCCTATCATGCTTGTCAATCTTGTTGAACCTGCCGTTAAG GAGGGATTTCAGTACCATCATGCTGAGCCAGGATATTTGATGCTTGTAAATTGGCTTCCAGTCAGTGCTCCTAGGCTGCCTGTAAATGCCTCTCACCGAGTTGGAATTGGTGCTTTGGTAGTGAATCATGATCAAGAG GTCCTAgttgtccaagaaaagaagggaaaattaaaaaataatggaGTTTGGAAGCTGCCAACTGGTGTAGTAAATGAG GGTGAGGATATTTCGGCAGCTGCTATTAGAGAAGTAAAAGAGGAGACAGGA ATTGAAACAAGATTCTTGGAAGTCCTTGCCTTCAG GCAAAGCCACAAAGCATTCTTTGAAAAGTCAGATTTGTTTTTTGTTTGCAAAATGCAACCACTCTCTTTTGATGTGCAGAAGCAAGATTCTGAGATTGAGGCAGCAAAG TGGATGCCATTGGAAGAGTATGCAGCTCAACCTTTCGTGCAAAACAACGAGAGTTTCAATCTCGTCTCCAAAATATGCTTGGCAAAGGAAAATGATCGGTACACTGGCTTTTCTCCTCTACCAACAATTACGGCATTTTCTGCTAAGGAGATTTATTTGTACTTCAACCATCAATACTTAAGTAAAATTATTGTGCCGACAAGGTGA
- the LOC113688291 gene encoding thiohydroximate-O-sulfate sulfur/sulfate-lyase (nitrile-forming) NSP5 translates to MSFMQGKWFKLDQKGAGPGARSSHAITIVGDKVYAFGGEFTPRIPVDNALYVFDLVERTWSVAEATGDIPPPRVGVSMTSVGDLIYVFAGRDATHKELNELYSFDTSSNRWTLLTSGDTGPENRSYHSIAADGRCLYVFGGCGVSGRLNDLWAYDVIDGKWTKFPAAGENCKPRGGTGLAVSLGKIWVVYGFSGVEIDDVHYFDLVEEKWIQVETTGEKPTPRSVFSTLGIGKYIFIYGGEIDPSDLGHLGAGKFAAEVYALDTETLAWKKVEDGSNSGEHPGPRGWCAFAGGKLDGQEGLLVYGGNSPSNDRLEDIYFFCPSLFENGK, encoded by the exons ATGAGTTTCATGCAGGGCAAATGGTTCAAG CTAGATCAGAAGGGAGCAGGGCCTGGAGCAAGAAGCTCACATGCCATTACTATTGTTGGAGATAAGGTTTATGCCTTTGGTGGTGAATTTACCCCCAGGATACCTGTTGACAACGCCTTATATGTGTTTGATCTTGTTGAGAGAACTTGGTCAGTGGCTGAGGCGACTGGAGATATCCCTCCACCCCGTGTTGGTGTCTCCATGACTTCCGTTGGTGACCTTATCTATGTGTTTGCGGGTAGGGATGCCACACACAAGGAGCTGAATGAGCTCTACTCCTTTGATACCTCTTCTAACAGGTGGACCTTACTCACCAGTGGGGACACTGGGCCGGAAAACCGGAGCTACCACTCAATTGCTGCCGATGGTCGGTGCCTATATGTGTTTGGTGGCTGTGGTGTTTCCGGGCGGCTTAATGATTTGTGGGCCTATGATGTTATTGatggaaaatggaccaaatttcCAGCGGCTGGAGAGAATTGTAAGCCTAGAGGTGGAACTGGACTTGCAGTGTCCCTTGGAAAGATTTGGGTTGTATATGGCTTTTCTGGAGTGGAGATTGATGATGTTCATTACTTTGATCTGGTAGAGGAGAAGTGGATCCAAGTGGAGACAACTGGAGAAAAGCCAACCCCCCGAAGTGTGTTCTCGACACTTGGAATTGGAAAGTATATATTCATCTATGGTGGGGAGATAGACCCTAGTGATTTGGGCCACTTAGGTGCAGGGAAATTTGCAGCAGAGGTCTACGCTCTGGATACTGAGACACTAGCTTGGAAAAAGGTGGAGGATGGCTCAAATTCTGGCGAGCATCCAGGGCCACGGGGATGGTGCGCATTTGCTGGTGGGAAGCTTGATGGTCAAGAGGGACTCTTGGTATATGGTGGCAATTCCCCTAGCAATGACAGGCTTGAAGACATATACTTCTTCTGTCCTTCCCTgtttgaaaatggaaaatga